From Neisseria cinerea:
CCTGCCGCCGTACTGCTGCCGATTTTTGCGCTCATTGCCCGCGCCGTCGCTTCAGACGGCATGCTCCCGTATGAAGAAACGCTGATGAGGCAGGTTCGTGCCGTTACGCCCGATACGTTTTACCCTGTCGCGCTCGTACTGCATTATTTGGGCAAAACCGCCGTCGCCGTACCGCTGGTTACATTCGCCTGCGCGTGCCTCTGCCGCTTGGGGCGTTGGCGCGAAGCGGTGTTCTGCGCCCTGTCCGCCCTGCTGCCCACGCTGAATATGCTGCTGCTGAAAGCATGGTTTGCGCGTCCGCGCCCGCAGCTCTGGACGCACCCTGTCGAAGAGGGCAATTTTTCCTTCCCCAGCGGACACAGCACGTTTTCCGCCGCCGTCGCCGTCATGCTGACCGTATGCTTCCGGCACACGCCCTACCGCCGCGCCGTACTGTCCGCCGGCATCCTGTTTGCCCTGCTGACAGGGTTCTCGCGCATATATTTGGGCGTACATTATCCCTCGGACGTTTGGGCTGGTTGGACGAACGGGCTGCTGTGCGCGCTGACCGCCTATTGCGTCATCATGCCGTCTGAAAACAGAAAAACCGATACCTTATGATTTTAACACTGCCGGACACACCGTTTTTCCTCCGCAACGGCAATGCCGACACGATTGCCGCCAAATTCCTGCAACGCCCCGCACCCGCATACCGCCGCGAGCTGCTTCCCGACAGCACGGGTAAAACCAAAGTCCCCTACGACTTTTCAGACGGCATTTCGCCCGATGCGCCGCTGGTCGTGCTGTTTCACGGTTTGGAGGGTGGCAGTGGCAGCCATTACGCGGTCGAACTGATGCTCGCGGTACGCAGCCGCGGTTGGAACGGCGCAGTCGTCCATTTCCGCAGCTGCGGCGGCGTAGCGAACACCGCCCCGGTGTTCTACCACTTGGGCGATACCGCCGAAATCGCCTTTACTTTGGACACGCTCACCGCGCGTTACCGTGAAATATACGCCGTCGGCGTATCGCTGGGCGGCAACGCGCTGGCAAAA
This genomic window contains:
- a CDS encoding phosphatase PAP2 family protein; amino-acid sequence: MPISFFGKRFFRVSLLPAAVLLPIFALIARAVASDGMLPYEETLMRQVRAVTPDTFYPVALVLHYLGKTAVAVPLVTFACACLCRLGRWREAVFCALSALLPTLNMLLLKAWFARPRPQLWTHPVEEGNFSFPSGHSTFSAAVAVMLTVCFRHTPYRRAVLSAGILFALLTGFSRIYLGVHYPSDVWAGWTNGLLCALTAYCVIMPSENRKTDTL